From Spodoptera frugiperda isolate SF20-4 chromosome 27, AGI-APGP_CSIRO_Sfru_2.0, whole genome shotgun sequence:
GAAGAGGAACAAAAGGAGGAAGAAGCTAATAATCCCATGAAGCTACTTGGTatgattgtaattttaatttataatttaagtaatacagctgtactaaaatatcaaaattgactttattacttactaactactttcgcgcggtttcacccactctgcttggctcctattggtcatagcgtgatgttttatagcctatagccttcctcgataaatgcactacccaacacaaaaataattattcaaattggaccagtagttctggagatttgCATGTTCAAACAaccaaataaactcttcagctatataatattagtattagtatggATGGAATACTTtgagtaatttattacttaaggTTAGGTAAAAAGTTTTTCTATAACAATGCAATTTTATAATGCTTTGAGCTTTCTACGATCCCTTGTTAGGCCTTGAAACATGCGGAGCAAACAGTTGTGCTCTATTTAATCTAATTAATGATTATTGTGATCACTAATGAAATCCTTAAGCGTGATTATACTTTGCAGTGATTTTGCTTCTTTGCACAGACATATAATTCTTTATAGtgcttatatttatataatataatatttaaattaattctccaaaaattaatctttatgtatgtttatggaATTAAGCCATTATCAACAATATAgcgtaatataataattagtaataatAACAGATTATAGACTATATTAGCacaatgaaattaaatagaatGCCAACACTAGctttataatacataaaaattagttttacttttcttttcaaAGTGTTTTCCATTacagtttttaatttgttttaaaataaatttcagaATACAGGACAGAGCAATCAAAACAAGAGATAGAGACTCTAGAAGGATTAGAAGAACTAAAGGAATTGAACAGAAGACAGCATGCAGTAGACTTTGAGGGGATGCTCAAACAATACCAACCAGAGACGTCAGATGAAAGGAGAAAACGGGAGGAGAAGGAAGATGATGAGTTTATTAAGTATGTAGTtgtagttatgtttttttttaaacattgccccacattagtattttctcctatgtcgtaggtgcgtttacagacatacaatttcacatgcacatgacacccagatccgaaacaacaatttgtggattatacaaaagagttgctccgtgcgggaatcgaacccgctacacgttgcacggcagccagttgccagcCAGGCAGCCATACAAAGTctattataccataaaaaggttCCCTGTAATTAAAAGAAGAATAAGAGCTAATACTTTAATGTCTCGATTCTGatccaaaaatattatagtaatcTGATACAACTCTTTGTTGGGCATTGTTTCAGATAAATACTACTAAACAagataaatactaataaatactgAGTAAACATTAGTTTGTACTCCTGTATTTGACCACTTTtggataaatattatacaatttggATATTGAGTACAAACAGATAAAacatccgaagtttcgtttaacgtaggttttattgatttactaatagaattacttgaaataactaaTCATTCTAAGATTTCAGGTTGCTTATTTAAAACTCAACTAAACTTCTACTATCCTATATcaatataaatactaatttactttgttatttaaataacattgacCATTTGTTAGTTTAAATCTGAATTACGAAAATcgacattatttttaactgacttcccaaaaaggagaaGGTTCAAGGTTCTCAATTCGTGGTATGTTTTAAAAGCGAGAGGAACTTTTAAGGATTGTAGGTTCGACTATAATAGTtgctctaaaataaatattttgcattaCAATTTGAATAAGTTCTGGAGTCGATCTAAAGGTGGAGCGAAGAGACAGTCAAAGGCACTCCTAACCTCAAGAGGTTTTACCACAATAATCTCGTATTTGTTGACTTGAAttagttatttgttttgatgAGAACTTTACACTCAGATGGTGTATGGTGgaagataatattatgataGCTAAAGGAACTCCTCACTAATTACAGTAGCTACTTGGTGGGatgagttaattaataaattattagttatGTGTACTTAGCTTACCTATCGAAAGGTAGGTTAGAAATCGGGACCACAAgaccataacaaaatataaaataagattgTTAACAGCCTAATATAAGGTATCTATTAAAGTTTcaattaataatgttgttttttataggTGTGGTGACAAGATGACAGTTGCATGCATAGTCTAAACTACAAATATTATAGACTAAAACATTCCATGTTCACTGTTGTCTGTTTTAATAAATAGCTTCTCTATAAACTATTTTATCATTTCCAGATCAATCAAATTCAACAATCCATCAGCGAAAAAGGTGATAGCAGAGGAAATAATTGAAGAAGTGAAAGATGAGGACGACAGTGGACCACCAGCCAAGACATCTAGAATAGAAATAATACCGCAGCGAACGAGCAGTGTGAAAAAGACAGAATCGTGGAACAAAAGTATAGGAGTGCTATCTAAGAAGTCAGCGTTATCGAACTTAGTGAAAAGTAAGAAGGATACTGATTCAAATGTTTCGACGACTACTGTAAGTACTGACGTGACAAGTAAAGTGACAACACCGGCGTCGGGACTCTCGTTGCTAGCAGACTACTCCGGTAGCGACAGCGACTCCCAGTAAAATGTAAATGACGAATGTTAATACAGGATTACAATTCGATCTTAGTATATTATTGAAATCTTCCTACAGATGGTTCGTTGTTAGTTCACTCTTCATAGAGCAGTCTGTTAATTTTctaatagaattacttttaTACATTAGAAATagctacgttttatttttaaacagttttaattagcTTGACCTCTTTGTATTgcttgtttgggtcaaattttgTCATTGGAATTTAACCCCCTTTTTGACTTCCAATCGgtttgatatttggtacacactcttaatctcgATGACCATGTAATATAAGCCCATTAAAAccgtttcatataaaaatatttttatgtacctgTTACTTGATAGTATTCTAGTAAAAGGaagataaattttaaaatattataataaatgagaGTTATGTGATATTCACATTACGCACACATTTTAAATAAGTGGGACGTATTTAGGAATTTGTTACCGTATGGCAGTGTTATTTAtaatgtgtaaaataataaataaaattattttttgtcttttggcaaattaacattttagttCATTctcaatttgtatttattttaacactttGTAACAATAACTAACTGGCTGGCTGGTTTTAGGACATAATTTATAGTGAAGTGTGTTGTTATCTAATGTTTTCTTTATGGAATCGATCTACTGAAATGTGGATGCTGGAATTGAGCTTAGACCTCGAGCCAGATTACATGTACTCATTCGGGGAAAACCAAACCTGATACTAAGTAGCTATGTAATAagagttaatataataatatattgataaCTCAAGAACCGATAACATAAGTCGATGGTATACACCCATAATAGTACATTTACTGGTTAGATAAATCAGATTGTAAAATGTTGTgcaataaatcaatataatatttattcattatagaAGGTGAAATATACCCCGACCAGTCATTTTTCATAACTATTGCAAGACCGTTGTCGGGACAAATACCATTGTTGTATTTACACATCGACAGCGTCCCTGTCAACAGGATCACATAGCAGAGTTAAGcgcttaatattaatatagagaAGGGATTACTGCCGCCTCtaatcttaataataattcttgcCCTCTTATCCAGTCCTACAAAAAGAATCAAAATATTGATATATCACGACAGTGATTAGTTATTTAACGGCTAGATAATCGTTTCCTCGAATATTGCATTAAACTGAATGAAAGATATCCTTACCACgcgtgaataaaaaaaataatgcttctcataaaaaatacagtatgtATCAAAAGATGACATTTCAAAAACGGGAAAGTATAAAAAGCGTATAGAGTATGTTGTATCGGCAATGCAACAAAAACAGATTACTTCTAGGTGGATGACAATCGGCTTACCGCTTTAGGTCGGCGGCGGCAGAACACCTCTAGCCGCCCTTTGTTACCGTGCCTTCTATTTATTACGGTGTCAAGTGCATTCACTCGGCCAGTTTACGTGGCGCTTTCTTGTTTTGATTCGGAGCCCTATTCGATACAGGTGGTTCAAACTTTACCCCTGAACTTTTTTACGATTTTCGACCTTActtttgaattatattttattctaagtTTGAATTTGGTTTTCAATGtataattttcaatacaatataaagaaataagtaggtatgctttttaatgtaaaaaccTTAAAACACCAGATTCATAGAAAATTATCGTTTTAAACTTTTCATGAATCACATTCTTCGTTAAAGTCCTTGATTTAAAAAAGCAAAGATGTACCTAGTAATGTTTTTAACTTAGATTTAAACATACACCTGTAAAGAACGCATTGCAACAAAGATatcaagataaaaataatgtgcCCAAAAATTTAAATCCACTTTCGACCAGCCGCAACCTGTATATACGTAGATCCTTTTTTACACAAGTTACCTGGCTTCGGAATTAATTGATTGGAAAAGGTCGTTCAATGCATTTGATGAACGAATAGGGAACAACGTAGGTGTTACACTATAATAACGATATTATcaagaatttttaaaaaatggccgcttttatttttctaataatcaCTTCAATTAAGAACTAATTCCGTAAGCGAGAGTAGAAAAGGTGAAGCAGGGTCCTTGTGGGTGGTTAACTGTTGTAATTAAATAGATCAAAGAAGTTTCTAATTACGttatcatttaatatttgtacTTAATGAGGAAtgtaaaatattctataaaatcatttaaaagcCGTAGTAGTATCTTGTCCAATGTCGGGGTCAACTAGCCTAAGACTAAAATTATCTacctacactttgaaacgagcacctagcttcactgacggacagactgatagactattatttatttctctatttgttgacatttcaaaagttaatTAGAATAAGTTTGtggttaaattgaaataaatgattaaacaTTGACTTTGACACGACTTCGTTTTAAAAGTGATTCGTTATTCATTGCTATTGTGAGCATATATTCTACGAAGGGGCAGTGGTACGTACACTTTATGATATTGCCATCCTTTAGGTTTTCTCCGCGCTTTACGTTGGAGGACCTACAGCATGAAAAGGTTGGCGATCgctgtttataaattatattgttcatGTTCATCAGAGAATTTCATTTcagaagaaagaaataaaagcgTAAAATGATAGTTATATGTCCCATTAcacttacattaaaattgttcaacgggccgcagcgagttggcttcggctcctcgtacgccttccaaaggtccgggaccctgtggtcccgtgaatgGAAGCGAACTAACACTTACTTGTACATATACATTTATGACTGCTACAAAATGCCACTTAATGCGACACTAACGACCATTTTAAAGAAAACACGATGGAGTCCAACATCCCATTTTGCCCACAATTATGTATATGTCGTGGTCGTAGATAAAAAGGGCCACTAATGACCTTACTACCACCTAATAGTTTAATACCAGCATTTTGCTTGATGCCAGTCATTTGGTCTCTCTTTTAATAGAAGTTGTCATAAGTGATACATTAGGATGTTGTGATTTTGTGATGGATTGAAAACTACAGTCAGTGGTAGTTGCACTActtaactatttaaatataacagGACCTACTGTGCTATCGGCTACGTATTgcttaaaaattttaaagttagCACACAGTAGGTATAGTTACGATTAAGTATGAATTCTCAATAATAATCTCGCTTTCATATGAAATTATAAACTAGGTAATCTTATTTGATTGACACAGAAGAAATGGATAAACAGGTCTAATGAAAAATTACGACAAAAGCACACAAAAGTTTAGTACAACAGGATCTCTGTTTAGGAACTTATGATTCATAGTTCAACATGTCCGTATCACCATCATAGATATAAATAGTTCACAAAATGTAACGCGGACCATAGTCAAAAGAtgacgtttttttattattgttacttaTTCAACCGGTTCATTGACGATAAACgatttagtatttaaataatgtgcGTAGGCATGCTAGCTATCAAGCAATGAAAGCTGTCGTGCCTGTATACACCGATAGGGGGCGGTAGTAAGAGTAGGAATGAGGGCAAGTcatacatttgacagagacagTTTTTATAGGACCGGTAACCTAGTAGCTTACCACGCAGTTAccaattttagtatttttctaCCAATAGCACTGAAACCATCAGGTTTAGTCCCTGAACTTATCAGACGACTAATCTGACTCATGCATTACATTTCCGaatgattttgataaattgataataatgcgaacattattatcaatttttcATACATACGCATAATATGCTGAAAACTCAAGATTTATCGTGTCGTAGCGGGATTACATTTTGCCGCGCCCAAATGCACCGCTTACGATACAAAGGTGTGAGGAATAAACATTCGTATGAGATTACCTACCTGTAGCAGcttgtattaataaatacattgcaTTTACTTGTTTGGAGCAGTTCTGTATTCTGCTACCCTTACGGAGGAAAGCCGGACGTGTCACGGCATTAGTGTTTCGACAGTCTTATCGACTCAGACGCTTATTACAATGTTCAGGAGCAGACTAGTCGATATACAATATATACGGTACTATTATATACTTACATCCTCAGTGTGGCAATATTCAGACTTGTTACGTTCCCatgatattttaatcaataactTCTATTGTTGCTGGAAATACAAgtatgaataaatgtttttcacATACTTAAAcctttttgttataatatctTATTGTACCAACAGATAGCCTTCACAGCAGGACCATTGTAAGGAGCACATTTAATAACCGCAATCGTAAAAACCATGAGTGCGTTCGCTATGTATAATATAAGCTTGCTAACTAGCGTTAACAGTCATTGGCCACGCCCAGTGCGCCGTCGTTTAACAAATTAATACTTTTCTCCACGCTAGGCGGTACCTGCAGATTCCTGCAAATCGGGTCTAAACAAAAAGCGCATAGCTCACGGTGCTCAGATAAATACGCATCGTATCCCAATTTTTtcatcgacataaatattgttttttcatGTATGTGTAACGGCTTTGTGCAGACACGTCGATGTTCCGTTCTGGGAAGTAGAGATGTCGCGGCGCCGCGTCTTGCTCGGCTAATAAATAAAAGGCTGCTTGGGAAATATTATGTTACGTCTCGGGGTGTTTTTTGGGCGAGCGTTGCTCAGGCGGCGGTAGCGGCGCGGTGGTCGATCGCCTTTGGCCACTCGAGCCCGGGTAATGGGGCGGATTTCACTATCTACTAAGAACCAGATTATGTGCTCCCTTATCTTATTTAATCACCCGCAACACAACGAAATTACTTGTTGCAATCGGAAACTAAAGTGTTTCAAGTCGAGACTCCAAGTTCCATGGTCAATACTATACTTGCCTAAGTAGATGCTATCTACAACACGTAGCATGCATATTTCTTTTGTTATCTTTGGATAATGCTATCTCTGTCTGAAGTATAAATTAACTTGTAATCGTGTCGGTGACCGTCTTGTAACACGAAGCAGAAAAATAATCCCCGCCTTGAATGCGAAAAAAGTAGAAGCAAATTACTATCACCTTGCAGcactttattaaaaagattCACATGTAATGAAAGATATAAACTGAGAACTCCAATTTCGAGCGAATCGCTCTATATTAAATTACAGTATTAAAAGAATCTATGCAAAACGAGCATCATCAGTCAGCAGTCTGCCATTATAGAGGCATTTTTCTGAAACACACCAATTTCGACCTTATTCCTTACTGAACTGAAAACTGTGGTTGTACATACATcgagatatttataaataacccCGTCTCAGCGATAAACTGCTCACGACAATTAtctattgtaattaatattgtattatgtttttcacACTAATCAGTTGCATAATCTTACTTTCCACATGATAAAATGATAACATTGATAACTAATCGAAAATTTCTAATTGTTTACTAATACGGGTGATAAGCGCAGGAGACTATCAATGATACCTAAGATATTGGTTATTACCTATAGGATAT
This genomic window contains:
- the LOC118263534 gene encoding splicing factor YJU2, with the protein product MSERKVLNKYYPPDFDPSKIPRMKLAKNRQYTVRLMAPFNMRCATCGEYIYKGKKFNARKEDVENEDYLGIRIYRFYIKCTRCLQEISFKTDPKNTDYEIEAGATRNFMALKLAEEQAKREEEEQKEEEANNPMKLLEYRTEQSKQEIETLEGLEELKELNRRQHAVDFEGMLKQYQPETSDERRKREEKEDDEFIKSIKFNNPSAKKVIAEEIIEEVKDEDDSGPPAKTSRIEIIPQRTSSVKKTESWNKSIGVLSKKSALSNLVKSKKDTDSNVSTTTVSTDVTSKVTTPASGLSLLADYSGSDSDSQ